From the genome of Haloferax sp. Atlit-12N:
CGGCTCAGCGTCCGCGTCCTTCTCGGGGCGAGCCCCGAGGGCACGACGGGCGAACCCGACGCGCCGTCCGAACTACCTTCGCGGCGCGGACTTGCACCGGTGAGGATTCGCCGTTCCATCCGTTCTCGACCGTCAGAGATGGCGACGCCATCTCGCTCCCTCTGCGGGTTAACTCCCTTCCCTTACGGGTCGGTTCGCACGCGGCCATGATGGCCACGCCGGCGACGGCGGAGCCGTCGCGCGCGCATCATCGGTCAAGTCGAGCGGTCTCGTTTCTGTTCCAGCGCCAGCCGTCTCCGACTCCGGGCTTGCGCCCGGTCACCTGTCCGGACGGTGGGGGGACTTTCCTCATGCCCGTCTCGGGCACGGGAACTGGGCTCTCTCTGCCGACCTACCCTAGTCCAGTCGGTCGGATAAGCGGTTCGATTAACGGGGTCATACACGGGTTTAGTCACCCGTTATGTGGCACGTAATCTACATAACAAGTGGATAACATTCGAGGGAAGCGTTGAAGTCACCACAGAACTTGAATAATAATATGTCCGAGGCGCAGACCGTACACCTCACCTACGAGGATGGGGCGCGGGCGGTCGAACTAGCGCGGGAATCGGTCGAATCGTACGTTCTTCATGGACAGAGAGAGCAACCGGGCAGCATGCGCGACGCATTTTACGCCCGAACCGGGGCGTTTGTCCGCATCAAGTCGACACGTGGGCGCGGTCGACTTCGGGGCTGTGCGGGCGCATATCGGGGGAAAGACCAACTCGGTCACGCCATCGTCGACGCGGCCATCAAGGCCGCGTCGGGCGATTCGTGCCAAACCGAAATCGAAGCACCCGAACTCCCGAATCTGAACATCTCTGTTTGTATCGTCAACAATTACACGCTGACTAACGACCCAGTCGCCGACATCGAACTCGGTACCCACGGGGTCGCCATCGACGCCGGCGGCACCCACGGCTGGATGTACCCGACGCTGCCTATCGAACTCGGCTGGTCGAAAGAGGAGTTCCTCACGAACGCCTGCCGCAAGGCCGGCCTGTCACCGCTGGCGTGGCAGGACGACGACACCATGATTACCCTGTTCGAAGGGCAGGTCTTCCGCGAGCGCGACGACGGCGGGAGCGTCGAAGCGCTGTAAGTCGTCGCGGCGACGACGCGGCTCCTTGGGGGGAGAACCTAACTGGCGAGCGACGGCCCCGAGCGTCGCCGCAAAACGAGAACGCGTCTTACTCGTCGCCGAACCCGACCAACTTTGCGTCTTCTCTGGCCCGCGTCGCGGCCGCGTCGATGTCGAAGTCGAACGCCGAGACGACCTCACCGTCGCGGATGAGCGGTTCGAGGAGCGCCTCACCGTCGGTCGGGCCGGGTCGCCCGCGAAGGCCGACGTGGTGGCCGCCGTCGGCCGTGCGGTAGACCTCTTTGACGCCCGAGAGCTTGCCCCGCTTGGCCGCGGGTTCGCCGTTTACCTCGACGATGTCGAGCGCGAAGTCCACCGGGTTGGCGTTCGAGATGTAGCCGCCGACGCCGAACCCCTCGACCACGTCGCGGAGGTGCCGGAGTTCGGCCGGACCGAGGCCGCCGCTCACGAAGATGCCCACGTCCTCGTGGCCGCGGGCGTCGAGTTCCCAGCGGACCTCGCGGACGATGTGGCGGAAGTCGCCGCGGCGCGAGGAGGTGGTGTCGAGGCGGACGCTGTCGAGGTCGTCGCCGAGTGTCTCGACCGCCTGCAGGACTTCCTCGGTCTCGTCGCCGTAGGTGTCACAGAGGGCGACTCGCGGCACGTCCTCGGCGACGGCCTCGTCGAAGGCGCGGAACGCCTCGGCCTGATTGCCGCGCCCGAAGGCGATGAGGAGCGCGTGGGGCATCGTCCCCGACGCCTCCTTCCCGAGAATCTCGCCGGCGGCGACGTGCGAGAAGCCGTCGAGGCCGGCGACGAGGGCGCTCCGCTCGACCATCGCGGCGATGGAGGGGTGGACGTGCCGCGCGCCGAACGAGAGGACGGTCGAGTCGGGAGCCGCCGAGCGGGCTTCGAGGGCGGCCGTCGCACAGCCCGACGCGTGCGAGAGGAAGCCCAGAAGCGAGGTTTCGAGCCGGGCGAATTCGAGGTAGTCGCCCTCGATTCGCATCACGGGGCCGCCGTCGAACAGCAGGCCCTCGGGCATGGCGTCGACGTCGATATCGCGGCCGGAGAGCAGTTCCGCGGCGTCTTTCACGCCGGCGAACAGCTCGAAGTCGCCGTCGGGGAACTGGTCGGCCGTCACCTCGGCGACGACGCGGGGGTTTTTGCCCGCGTGTCGGAGGGTCGCCTCGGTCCGCTCGAAGTAGGCGTCGGTCGCGACGCCCTCGCGGATGGCCTCGGAACCGACGATATCGAAGTCACTCATTGGCGCGGATTCCACCCGGCCGATGAAAAAGGTGTATAATCGGTCACGTGCGTCGAAGAGGAATTTTCTTCGACGAATCGGAGCGACAGCTCACCACGGTTCCGGGCCGCTGGGTTCACTCCCGACCGTGAACCTCGTCTAACTGTTCCACCGTCGGCGCGTTGACGATGGTGACGGTGTCACCGTCTCTCGTCACGCGATAGGCGTCCGCGAAGGGGCCGTCGTCGACGCGGTAGGTGTTCTCGCCCGCGTACGACCCGCCGAGGCGGATCCTCAGCGTGTAGGTCACGTAGGTTCGCTCGAACTGCTCGGCGTCAGCCTCGGTGTCCCAGACCGTTCGCCAGACGTAACCGCGCTCGTGGAGGTTCGCCTCGTAGCTCTCGTCCGACGCCGGGCGGTAGGGAACCACCGCATCGCCGGCCCAGCCCTCGGAGGGACCGGCCGTGTAGTTGTACGGCGAGTACGCCCCAGTGCTCCGCTGGAGGTTGCTCCGGTCGATGGCGCGGTGCTTCCAGAACGTGGCGAAGATGGACGCCTCGCCGACCGTGTCGGCGACGGGGTCGGTGTCGTAGCGCGTCCACGCGGCCGACGAGCGGTCTTCGACCGTCACCTCGACGGGGCGCTCGTCGGGGTACCGC
Proteins encoded in this window:
- a CDS encoding TIGR00296 family protein, which translates into the protein MSEAQTVHLTYEDGARAVELARESVESYVLHGQREQPGSMRDAFYARTGAFVRIKSTRGRGRLRGCAGAYRGKDQLGHAIVDAAIKAASGDSCQTEIEAPELPNLNISVCIVNNYTLTNDPVADIELGTHGVAIDAGGTHGWMYPTLPIELGWSKEEFLTNACRKAGLSPLAWQDDDTMITLFEGQVFRERDDGGSVEAL
- a CDS encoding nicotinate phosphoribosyltransferase; this encodes MSDFDIVGSEAIREGVATDAYFERTEATLRHAGKNPRVVAEVTADQFPDGDFELFAGVKDAAELLSGRDIDVDAMPEGLLFDGGPVMRIEGDYLEFARLETSLLGFLSHASGCATAALEARSAAPDSTVLSFGARHVHPSIAAMVERSALVAGLDGFSHVAAGEILGKEASGTMPHALLIAFGRGNQAEAFRAFDEAVAEDVPRVALCDTYGDETEEVLQAVETLGDDLDSVRLDTTSSRRGDFRHIVREVRWELDARGHEDVGIFVSGGLGPAELRHLRDVVEGFGVGGYISNANPVDFALDIVEVNGEPAAKRGKLSGVKEVYRTADGGHHVGLRGRPGPTDGEALLEPLIRDGEVVSAFDFDIDAAATRAREDAKLVGFGDE